The Eremothecium cymbalariae DBVPG#7215 chromosome 1, complete sequence DNA segment ACTCTATAGCGCCCAAATAATGTCGGCCTGAACAACCATCCACCCTAAAGATTCTAAGCAAAATAGGCCGTAAAACATAAAGACAACCTACATAATAGTCACGCGATACACAACCCTAAATACAACAGCATAGATACACATCGGCAGACAATAATGTcttgcaaaagaaaaacttCACCTATTCGCCCACCAAAAAAATCCGTAGAAAAATCTAGCACCAGCAGCTTTCGTTCTACTCACACAGACCAACCCCCTCGTCCTTCTCCATTCAATTGTATCCCACAAAAATTCCTTTGTATCTGCCTCGCTCCAATTTTGTAACACTTCTCTAAAGTCATTCTTAGTTCGTTAAACCGTCAATCTACCATTCCATCCATCGCCGCCGGCATCACCCTACCCATCGCGACAATATCCTGTAACTGTCATTACGCTATTACTGCTCTATTGCACTACGACTACCTCTACTACCACTGGTACCACTGCCCTACCACTATATGCCTTCAGACAACGAGACAGCCGTTCAGAATATTGCGTACAAATCCACATTCTTGCATGACTTTTCCCTAATATTCCGTCCGAGCGCGGAAGAACCCAAATTGACCACGATCTGTATGTGTCTTGGTTCTCGAGCGCTACATCGTGTTCTGCGCCGGCCAAAAGCTACAAGGTTTCAGAACAAGTCCACAAGTTCAATTGCAACTAGCCATGAAGATGCCGTAGGTTCGTATCGATTCAGAAACCTATTTTCCTTAGGTTCCTTTATCATCCTATGGTCTACAAGGCATTTAATGAGAGCGTAGCAAGCATGTCTCTGGGATATGCTCTAACGACACGGAAACGTTTGTACAACCGTACTTATCGGAGAACGAGAACGACAGACTTCACACATCACAATAGCATCAtcagaaaaaaaagcttTATGCATCCGTACGGATCGGAAGTGTCCATGTAGAACATGAACCTAATGGTGGACCCTGAATACGTGGAGTGTGGGTGGGAAGGCAGGTTGCAGTAGTGGTAGTGACGACGTTATGTATATTGTATATGAAGTAGCGATTATACAACTTTGAAGAACAGGTTAGAAGGGTGCAGAGTGGTGAGATAGATGATAGGCCGTAACATGAATTGCGATCCCGTTTCGTTTCCCGTCTTTTTTCTCCGTACCACAGATAATGAAATGAGCAACCATTAAGAGTACTATTGAGACTGGGCGGAGGACGAGTGGACGTCATTTACACGGGGAGGGGGTATTCGCCGGCCCACGAGTGGACTTCTTGGGCAAGCTTTTCTAGGGAAGGATGGTGCTCATCTACTTTGGCTTTGAAGTTCTTGAGTCTGTTAGCGTCTTGAGGTAACGATTGTTGTAGGTCACGTGCAAATTGAACTGCCTCATTGATGTAGTAGACAATCTTGGAGAAGTCCTCAGTACCCATACCTCTGGTAGTCATTGCTGGGGCTCCGATACGGACACCGCCTGGGACCAAGGCAGACTTGTCGCCAGGGatggaatttttgtttagTGCAATATTGATTTTCTCGCAGACATATTCCACACGAGCACCATCTACGCCCTTTTCTTTTAGAGAGACTAGAACCATGTGTGAGTCGGTACCACCCGAGACTAGACGATACCCGAGTTTCTTGAACTCTACTTCTAAGGTTTTCGCATTATTGATGACTTGTTTCTGGTATTCTACGAATTCTGGTGTGACTACTTGCTTTAGGGCAGTAGCGAGCGCGGAGATTGTATGGTTGTGGGGACCACCTTGGTGCCCTGGGAAGACAGAAAAGTTAATAGGACCTTCCAAGTCGTACATAATCTCCTCTCCAGTCTTACGATTGACTGATCTGACTCCTCTTCTGAAGAAAATCATCGCACCCCTTGGTCCTCTTAGGGACTTGTGGGTTGTAGTCGTGACAACGTCGGCGTATTCAAAAGGCGATGGGATGACGCCTGCTGCAATTAAACCAGAAATGTGGGCCATGTCGACCATGAGGTAGGCACCTGCTTTGTCGGCAATTTCTCTCATACGCTTGTAGTCGATTAATCTGCAGTAAGCAGAAGTGCCTGCCACTAAAATTTTGGGTCTATACAGGATAGCATTTTTTTCCAATGTATCATAATCGATAATACCGGTTTCGTCGTCAACCCTGTATGGGAAAGACTCAAAATATGTTGAAACAGCAGATATTTTCCTGTTCTCAGTCTGATAGCCATGAGAAAGATGGCCTCCATCAGGCAAGAACAATCCCATCAATCTATCGTGCGGCTTCATTAGAGCTTGGTAAACTTCTAAATTCGCAGGTGAACCCGAAAGAGCCTGCACATTCACACCCCATTTATCAGGAGTAACACCAAAAGCCTCCAAGGCACGCTTCTGACACAACAACTCCATACGGTCAATGTGCTCATTACCACCATAATACCGTGCTCCTGGGTAACCCTCAGAATACTTGTTGCACATAGGCGTTCCAAGAGCGTTAAAAACAGAAGTCGACGTGAAATTCTCCGAAGCAATTAACACAACAGAATGCCTCTGCctttcaatttcatccCTGATGATCTGCTCCACCTCCGGATCCGTTTCACTTAACTGTGAAGACACTAATTTCTTGTGTGATTCAGATAAAGCATATACCATATTGCCAATATTATGAAAACCTTTTTTTGCCTCTGCTGTGGATGATGAGCCTAATAAACCTGCTGCAACTAAgattgctgctgctgttgctacTACTGCTATTAAGTCCTGGGTACTAATTTCAGACAATAGCCTCCTTTCAGTTCAATGCTCCTTCAAGTCTTTCACgtgtaatatatatatatatatctttttccTACTTTTGTATAATTTTTCTACTGACTCTTGCCAGTTACCAAATGTGCAATTGAAGAGGTAAAAGGTGGCGGATGACCCACGACCCCTTTGCGTTCAAAAACCGCCGTAGCAAAACCAGCTTAAAATTACTTTTCGCGTGCATCAAATATACTTTACGCTCACTGTACGGAAGCATCTTGCTGCACTGCGCTGAAATTCTCGAGACATCACATTGTTGCTTGCTTGACTCGagcaaaaataaaacagaGTCAAAACAGAAGCGTGAAAACCATACCGTTTAATTGAATAGTATTTCGTAACAGTGCCTGAGTAGCGAGAGTAAGTAAAGTTAATCACAGTAAGGGGGGATGATTTGCTGGTACGAATATAGGTATGGAGGGGAGTACGCTCGAATGGGTTCGTTCGGTTCCTCGAGAATGACGTAAAACACCTGCAGTCGCAGAATAGAAAAAGTAGttgaaaaaatgaaaaaatatgatgAATTCGTATTTGTTACATATTGGTATATAGTATAAgattagaaataataataataataataatataatcGAGTATAATGGAAAATGGAAAATGTTCAGGAGAAAACAAGGACAAAAATGACATAAACTAATGTACagatgaaaaaaaatcttaGACATTGCCCACGGATGATGTGAACCGAGACGCCCCGGAGTTTTCTTGGAAATGGCCAAGAGATCAATAGCTGAGTAAAAACTTGAACAGAGAAGGGAAGCGGGCAATAGTGGCGCCATCCTCTGACCTCCAATTATCAGAAGTCGAACCTCCCAGTCGCAGCCCTAGCCACGGGCGCGCCACAGGAGGTTCTGCCTCACTCACCAAACTCGATGCTCGAAGTTTTTACTAGACTAGTCTCTGGATTTGCACACAGCTCGGTCCGCACAGGAGAACGGTTCACATAATAGTTGGTTATGACAACGTGGGTGTCTAGATAAACCCCGGAAATATAGAACAATACCTtgcttgaaaaattggaaacGACATATATAGAATACACTGAGGAATCAAAAGCCGCGGAAGAGAATTTCTCGCGGGCTTTAACCTCAATCCATAGAGATGAAATCATCTAGTTCTAATGGTAATACACCTAACTGCGCTTCGGGCAGAAAGAATGAACCGATAATAACatggagaagaagaccCAAGCTGTATCCTTCGATATGCTACTTGCAAAAGTGTTCTGATGATATACCCATCCCCATGAGTTGCTTTGCTTTATAGGAAacaaaaacgaaaaaccaaaaaaaatcaacgCCGAGAGCTCTACTTCCAGTCGACGTTAAGACGTTGATTTTCAAACTAAAAAACACTTCAGAACACCCAGAATATGCGCATACATGGAACAACCTGGCGGGCttctaacaaaaaatctCCATTAGtaaaagaaattaaaatcGGTATCATTCTTTCCACTGGACAATCTCGGCTGGATTGCGCCAATGGTCAAGGTCCAAAGAACTATCAGTCAACTCAAATGGTTCGCTAATGTCATCCTTGAAGATATTACTACCCCCTAATGGGTAGTTGTGGGATTGTGTTAACAATAGGTTCCAAGACTCATTGTTAGCCTTGCTCCCGGAAAATACTCTTGGGTCCGAGTCCTCGAATACAGAAAATGAAGGGTGGTGATAGTTGGCACCGCCGACGTATGAATAGGAATCCGTTGAAGTGGATTCGGGTTTCACCGCATCGTTTGCATTTTCTATAATAAAATCGCGACGCTCGAAACGTGAATTTTCACCGCCAACGATAGTAGTGCATGGAGACCCTGGAGTAGTTCCAGAAATACTAGGACTCTTCACTATGGGAGTGGTCGCAGAAGACAAGGCAGAAGTGGAAGCACTGCTACTTTCAATATTCGCGTCCTTCTCATATCTTTCCAAATTGTCGTTGTCTTCCACTGAACCTGAGAAGGAGGCATTGGCCTCGGGCGACGTAGAAGGGTCGGCCTTGACAACCGCCTCGTACTCAGTAACAGCTCTGCGTAATTCCGGATCGCCTGTAGACTCTACAAGCTGACCTAGATTAACATGAGACATTATCCTCTCCAACAAAGAACATTTCCTCTCTAAATACATGAGATGAAGTCTCTTCTTCTCGCGCGACTGATGAGCCGCCTTCCTATTTCTAAGAATCCTTTCGATCCTCCTCTGCTCCTTCTCTTCTTGTGTCTTGGCCCGCTTCCTTGGGGGAAGCGTCGACTTAAAATTGGCTGGTATATCGTTAACTGTATGGCTCATTATATGACTGCAGAGTAAAAAACTCCAATTAttgcttttttttctttcttcaataaaatcaaaaaaagaaccaACCTCTAAAATATCAGGGTGGTAGTctgtatgtgtgtgtgaGGGGGGGATGGGTAACTTTTTAGTTTGAACTCTTCAATAAAACGTCGTAAACTCTGGAAGGAATAGATAAACCTATCTCAAAGTCCCAATTCAAAAACGATAGACGCCCGTACTGTATCTTCTACTCTCTGAAGTCGAAAAAAACTATTgtattaaatatattttgtcCAAATATCAGCAACCAAAAAAGACTTTCTCCCTCTcctttatatatttatcatCTGATCCATAAATAGACCGTTTTTGTCGACGcctattttttttatttttctcGAGCATGAGACAGTACCTCTCGGATCTACATTATGTACGACGGGGCTTTGCTCGAGACAGGAAGGTGTTGCATGCAGGCTCTGTATGTGGACTGTGAGATTTCCATTCTCGAACAAATTTGTCTCTGCGTGGTTTTCTGCGTGAATTCTTTACTCGAGTGCATATTTTTCCCGTGCGGGCGAAAGTGTGGATTGATTGATGATACCTTTCATATTTTCCGCATACCAATCAACGCACCCACAGCGGATGGGGAAgggatgatgatggtaatGGTGGTATGGTTATGGTACTTGTTACCATGGCGGGGGAGACCTATTGTACGAGGGGGCTGGGGCACGTGTTGCCGTGCGGTGTTCGGGTGTCTTTTCCGGCGAACTATGGTGCGTCTGGGCCAAAACCCCCACTACGCTCtgcatcttcttctctctTGGCCGCCATGTATAGATAAATAACCAAGGCATATTTTTCTTGGACTTTGTTGACATTCCGGATCCAACGGTTCTATTTTGGTTTCGTTTGCAAGGGAGATTTGTACGTGGAAGAGAGATTTTACGGAGGATTTCTATGTGTCAAGTTAATCTGCGTCTACTATGCAGCTCCCTCATTAGGGAAACTCTTTTGACGTATGACAAAAGAGGTATTACGGGCCTCGAAGTGCTTTTTTTAAGCCACTGCAGTTGCGGTTATTTTCTATGTTCAAAAGGACCGCAGGTGATATGCAGCGCATAAAGGTCGTTTGGAACGATGATGGCTAGATTGaggtttttgatatattaaaaaaaaaggatCATCATCTGCAGgttgtaataataaaacaaaaataaacaCTAATAAACTAACATACAACTAGGAAATCACAGCTACAGATAAGGCTGTGGAGGAGTAGAATGTTGTAtagttgttttctttttattttgtttctgtGAGCAATTAATTAAAATCTCCATAGCAGCAAGTTGTAGTATAGCTAGAAGTAAAAAACACGGTTGTGAGGGATAGTTTTGAAGGGTTATGCTATAGATGGTTGAAGTACAGCCGTCTTGGTCTTCTGGTGATGGAAATATTGAGGGGGGGGGGCGTGATGCAGGCATGTGTGCAAACAGGCAAGCGTGCTACAGTCTGGGGGAATGAATGATGCGATGGCTGCATTTGGGTGATGGCCATTTGTTTATGtgatcaaaaaatatttgtttatttgtttgttttttgttgttttagGATTAATGTACGATAATGAAGGAGATCTAACAAGCCCGGTTAAATGCTAGTTTATGTCGATCCCTCAAGCCTTCTTTTCTTAATTGGGCAATCAGCCACACAGAGTTCGGAACGATCGTTGGCAACCGAAGAAGATTGAGTAGTAGTTTGTAGCTTCGCATCTTTAACGAGATCTTCGTTATTTCCGTCAGTTGCAtaggaggaagaggaggaggagggaGAGGATGTGCATTTCATCTTCTCTTGCACCTTGGAAGCGACAAAGTTCCTGGTTTCCTCGCTGGACTTTAGATAGTGTTGCTGATACCAACTCAGTTGATTGATgctttctaaaatatcGCTCTTCGCTGTATGCGCACACCGTTTTCTGTCCATGACCTTTTCAAGAGCCGGGTTGTGTCTACGACACACCTCCATTATAGATGACACATCGATCAACCTGTAGAAAAGGTGCTCAACCACCTTGGGAAAATCCTTCAACATAAACAGTCTATCCATATGGACGCTGTTCCCTGCAAGAATCCCTTTACGAGGTTCTGGAATGTATTTCTTAATGTATGCCAGTAACTCTTCCTCAACTTGTTCCCGAGTTTTCTTCGACTCTAGCACCTTAGCCGTAAGTCCACTATTCCCATGTTGCTCGATACACCATTCGTTCATGCTATCTAATACCGCCTTATCGTAGTGCACCACGCTTTCATACCCCTGCGAGTCCACAATGCCCAAATTTCCATCCGTGATTATGCAACAGACCTCAATAATTTGATCGCTGGTATGATCTAGACCTGTCATTTCACAGTCGATCCAGACGATCGGCTTGAATAGAGATTTTACAGTGGCTTTAGCATCCATCTCCTTACTTGCTGCAGCCTCTGCACGTGTGGATGCATCGGATGTGGATCCAGAAATGGCTGTTGCCGTTGTtgctgccgctgctgttgctgctgctgaagatCTTTGGCGAACGGCTGGCActgcttctttggatcCATTTTCACCTACTTTCAACATATTAACCTTTTCTACGCTTCGCTTTTTCAAGCTAAGATATGGATTATacaacaacttttcctGCTTGTAATTCACAACTGTACTgctaaaatatcttttaacTGCCAAACTTCTGCCAAAGCTAAAAAATCTCAACATAAAGAAAGAAGGGGGGGGGAGCTATTATTAGGCTTATCTACCCTATATCCTACCGTCTCTGTCGCGCTGTCTGTCTCTTGCTGTCTGTCTCTCTCATCAGCAGGCAGAGAGAAAACCGTCTAAGCTGAAAATTCCAGAAACTCGCCCGGCTTCCGGACGGCCTCTGCCTAAGAACCCCTTCTAGGCCGGACCCCAGGCGGGGCCCGGTGGCCCCAGTCCGCCCCAGGACCGCCAAGCTACACAAACAAACTTCCTACTTCTCCTTCTATAGAGATCAAAACACCACAAAACAAGGTAAGCCTAATCTCCAGAAATATGAAAGACTTCAGACCGTAATAGTCGTAGACACATAGACATACATATTTAGACAAGGTTAGCTGCACGAACGATGGTCGTGTCGCTATCCCCACTGCTCAAGCTTTGTATCTGTATCTATCTCTATTAGTTATTAATCCGTAAGATTTTGTGTGGGAGCTAAAACCATATACAGATAGGGTTCGTGACCTTTTCCCGGTCTTGCTAATCCTACCCCCCTTTTAAAATTAACATTTCTGTTATCCTGTAACGAACACAAAAGAGAGGCTGGTGTGAAACTGGTAATAGAGAGAGAGGTAAGAGACGAGTAACGAACGTGAAGTGCAGAAGGGAAAGGGGGTTTTTACATGTGCTGAAAAGGAAGGGAAAGGTTGTAGAGCAGTAGTCATAATCtgaatattattttaataatctagccttttttttgttcgtGTGGTAAATATACCCTGAAAGATAAGAAGGAGGTAATCAAGCATGGCTGTTAGGTTAAACATGCTACAGCGGACGATATCTCCGCCGTTAAGCCCAGGTACATCGGAGCACCGAGATCATAGTGATGTTGATACAGAGTCATCTAGTTCGTCTTCGAATTCGTCGGTGAACTCAATGAACTATCTGCAGTATCTTGAAAAGGCAACGGCGAAGAATCCATCGGTTTTGTTGGAATTGGATCTAGATGGGAATGTGAAGTATGTTTCTCATGTGTGGGAATCTGTTGTCGGGACCAAATGTGTTGAGATTGTGGGGCGTCCTATTTCCGATATTATTATTGGGAGCGAACAGGACAAGATGGTATTCCAGAAGGCATTGTCGATGATGTGTCAGGATGATCGTAGCTATAGTGTGAGATTTCTCACAAGGTTACGGGTTCCTAAGGATGGCGGGACTTATGCCACAGGTGACAACAGGGCAGATAAAGTCGATGAGAACGATGATTATGACGAGGTGGGGGTTGGAGTTGGAGTTGGGAATGGGAGTGGAAATGGGAATGGGAATGGAACTGGTGGTGGCTGTGGTGGTGATTCTGATAACGACGACGACGGTACTGGTGCTGGTGATCGTGAAGAGATGGCAGAAATAGAGGTTCCTGTCATGAGTGTATTGAAAGAGGAGGTGCTGCTCGACCATGTGGGTCTTATACAGAGTAAGGATGTCATTGAATTAGAGGCGCAAGGAACAATAATTCATGACAATAGTACCAACGGCGTTCCAACTTACTCCATGTGGATTTTGAGGCCGTTTTATGAAATTGATGAGTTAGATGACTTACCGCCGGACTTCGTGAAGCGGCTAGGGTTTGGCGCAAAactcttttcaaattatcTTCAGCGGATAGAGGAGATGGGGATCTTGGATGAAAATGACTTACCCACTCCCAAATCTGAATTGTGTCGCGTATGTGAGACTTTGGTCCCCGCATGGTGGTTGGAAACTCATTCTCGCATGTGTGTTTGTGAACACAGAATAGAGAGCACTGTACAGTTAATACATGACGAGTTAGTGGAACTCAAGCGATTATTGGATGGCATAATTAGGTCTATAAAATACAACGAGTCTATTGTTACAGAGTACAAGGGCTTGCCTCTTCCAAAAGTAGAAGACAGTCCAAATATCTCGGATTCTCATCTATCATCAgcctcttcatcttctgaCTTGAACGTTAACCCATTTAAAAGAACATCTACTTCCCGAAAGAATTCAAGTTCTATTTTTCAGAGCATTAAATTTCCATTCAAATCATTATCGATGCTCAGTGACCTATGTGAAGACGCGATAAATATCAACACAAGTGAGCTTTTAACTAATGATTCACAACTAACAGACTCCCCCTATGGTATGTTCCACATGCAATCTATAAGCTATCGTTTTTCtccaaatacaaaaaataatatcgACCACGTTATATCATGGGATGCCCATCTTGATGTTAGCGATCCTGCCACCAACCAACTTTATTTTGATACCATCAAGTTAGTGAGGAGAAAAGTGGAGTCTGTACTAAGGTTGGATAACGCCATGATGCATTCgttgaaaataaaaaacgaGGTCGATAATCAGGTAGTACAGTTGATAAAGGATAAAATCGAAAGCAATAAAATTAACTTGCAAGATGATCAGGTATTAGATAATGTACGAAACCCGAATATCATTGCTGGAACAACAACGTCTGCAACATTAACTGCAACATCGacatcaacatcaaccTCAATATCACAGTCGCTGTTCCCACCTTCTCCAAGCCCGTCTTCTAGAATAGCTACACCGGTACCACAGAGACCTCAAAGCAGAATCCTTACAGAAAATTACATTGGTTCCGAACCTATTCCTGATCTAAAATCCGTTATGAGCGTTGGTGTGCCGTCTTTAGAATATACTTCGAGGTCCAACTCAGGATCACACCCTTTATCAAGGTCTATTACTCCTAGGCAATCGGTCCCTGAACATTCTCGTAATAATTCATATCCTTTGACTTTAACCACAACCAGTACAACTATATCTGGTGCTCCCTTAGAATCTAAAACGAATAATGTTAGTACTCCAAGGGCTTCCATCACACAACAAACGAACCTGCCTAAACTGAATACAATAATGAACTTAACTCCAAGGAAAGGATCACCCCTGTCATCTGTAGGAATGAATACTCCTCTATCGTCCATCCAAAGGAAAAGTACAGTTAAGAGTATTGGAGAGAGGTCGCCAATGTCATCTCCATTTATGGTAGGTACAGATTTTCTATCTCCAGATACATATTTAGCGTCTGCGGCTGCACCTAAACCTCCCCTATCACCATTGCTTTTAGCCACCAATCAAGCAAAGGCACCAACTCCTTCCATTAAAGattatgatattattaaaccCATCAGTAAAGGTGCCTATGGAAGTGTATATTTGGCGTATAAAAGAATTACCGGTGAGTATTTTGCCATCAAAGTGTTGAGAAAATCGGACatgattttaaaaaatcaagtAACCAACGTAAAATCTGAACGTGTGATTATGATGGTCCAAAGTGAGAAACCTTATGTTGCTAAGCTATATGCAACTTTccaaaataaagaaaatttatTCTTGGTAATGGAATATCTAAGCGGAGGTGACTTGGGAACATTAATTAAAATGATGGGGAATTTACCCGATAAGTGGGcaaaacaatatattagtgAGGTTATCATAGGAGTGGATGATATGCACTCTAGTGGTATTATTCATCACGACTTAAAACCAGagaatttttta contains these protein-coding regions:
- the SHM2 gene encoding glycine hydroxymethyltransferase SHM2 (similar to Ashbya gossypii ACR215C); amino-acid sequence: MVYALSESHKKLVSSQLSETDPEVEQIIRDEIERQRHSVVLIASENFTSTSVFNALGTPMCNKYSEGYPGARYYGGNEHIDRMELLCQKRALEAFGVTPDKWGVNVQALSGSPANLEVYQALMKPHDRLMGLFLPDGGHLSHGYQTENRKISAVSTYFESFPYRVDDETGIIDYDTLEKNAILYRPKILVAGTSAYCRLIDYKRMREIADKAGAYLMVDMAHISGLIAAGVIPSPFEYADVVTTTTHKSLRGPRGAMIFFRRGVRSVNRKTGEEIMYDLEGPINFSVFPGHQGGPHNHTISALATALKQVVTPEFVEYQKQVINNAKTLEVEFKKLGYRLVSGGTDSHMVLVSLKEKGVDGARVEYVCEKINIALNKNSIPGDKSALVPGGVRIGAPAMTTRGMGTEDFSKIVYYINEAVQFARDLQQSLPQDANRLKNFKAKVDEHHPSLEKLAQEVHSWAGEYPLPV
- the HAC1 gene encoding transcription factor HAC1 (similar to Ashbya gossypii ACR216C), whose amino-acid sequence is MSHTVNDIPANFKSTLPPRKRAKTQEEKEQRRIERILRNRKAAHQSREKKRLHLMYLERKCSLLERIMSHVNLGQLVESTGDPELRRAVTEYEAVVKADPSTSPEANASFSGSVEDNDNLERYEKDANIESSSASTSALSSATTPIVKSPSISGTTPGSPCTTIVGGENSRFERRDFIIENANDAVKPESTSTDSYSYVGGANYHHPSFSVFEDSDPRVFSGSKANNESWNLLLTQSHNYPLGGSNIFKDDISEPFELTDSSLDLDHWRNPAEIVQWKE
- the RIM15 gene encoding protein kinase RIM15 (similar to Ashbya gossypii ACR218W), which produces MAVRLNMLQRTISPPLSPGTSEHRDHSDVDTESSSSSSNSSVNSMNYLQYLEKATAKNPSVLLELDLDGNVKYVSHVWESVVGTKCVEIVGRPISDIIIGSEQDKMVFQKALSMMCQDDRSYSVRFLTRLRVPKDGGTYATGDNRADKVDENDDYDEVGVGVGVGNGSGNGNGNGTGGGCGGDSDNDDDGTGAGDREEMAEIEVPVMSVLKEEVLLDHVGLIQSKDVIELEAQGTIIHDNSTNGVPTYSMWILRPFYEIDELDDLPPDFVKRLGFGAKLFSNYLQRIEEMGILDENDLPTPKSELCRVCETLVPAWWLETHSRMCVCEHRIESTVQLIHDELVELKRLLDGIIRSIKYNESIVTEYKGLPLPKVEDSPNISDSHLSSASSSSDLNVNPFKRTSTSRKNSSSIFQSIKFPFKSLSMLSDLCEDAININTSELLTNDSQLTDSPYGMFHMQSISYRFSPNTKNNIDHVISWDAHLDVSDPATNQLYFDTIKLVRRKVESVLRLDNAMMHSLKIKNEVDNQVVQLIKDKIESNKINLQDDQVLDNVRNPNIIAGTTTSATLTATSTSTSTSISQSLFPPSPSPSSRIATPVPQRPQSRILTENYIGSEPIPDLKSVMSVGVPSLEYTSRSNSGSHPLSRSITPRQSVPEHSRNNSYPLTLTTTSTTISGAPLESKTNNVSTPRASITQQTNLPKLNTIMNLTPRKGSPLSSVGMNTPLSSIQRKSTVKSIGERSPMSSPFMVGTDFLSPDTYLASAAAPKPPLSPLLLATNQAKAPTPSIKDYDIIKPISKGAYGSVYLAYKRITGEYFAIKVLRKSDMILKNQVTNVKSERVIMMVQSEKPYVAKLYATFQNKENLFLVMEYLSGGDLGTLIKMMGNLPDKWAKQYISEVIIGVDDMHSSGIIHHDLKPENFLIDSNGHVKLTDFGLSRMGLIRRHKKQHRRHYTLPNVTTKSRHNSLTPEEAGSGEGSGSGTSTATPTNLLEGLIVSRRAERSDSISSSRSQLDAQTLHRTGSQVSFSMIDISRSGTPPPPSNLQLPLQQTLQPPASQQQQQQQQQQQQQQQQQQTPILVAPPSSSSLPKRNASVVSFDTSDTSRDLALFNPDEDSSKRFFGTPDYLSPETILGTGESDCSDWWSVGCILFEFLLGYPPFHAPTVEEVFKNILNEQIDWPTFPNKETELEYLTPEAKDLITKLLVFNPEERLGANGAQEIKYHPYFKGINWDKVYDEEASFVPSLDNPEDTDYFDLRGAELDELLRDNYGEDDLHNDCILNTPTQSFRTDKKQASNHSSGNSTPIPKMSIASVFDSLSQENVSGSSNTSSQTLKHIPLAIPPHLRERRPSKLNDMQTEFGSFSYRNISALDKANKDTINRLKSEHYSDHIHTRGSPSSLSSSSSETSTKLKPANPGSSASSPICSMPVGGKVPFGRSGSPQMVRTNSPSRRNSTEQTTSASNSSVITQRRHTWDQHSSLEVDYQNSPSPSITKFKSPLSPTQNIGTSRSRMHSRTSSQRTSISEISMEDDERQAALSKVNTLRSRRRSGRKSSSGISDVGYNMDVLLCEPIPIHRYRLARDLELLGCSVVAVGTGDEIVRRATSGVRFDLIITTLKLPKIGAIDIARLLRHTTSINCNTPIVAVAVNYHDVGSNIFDDVLERPIGVEQLRKMVSKYALLKSQQQHEDTILSDQDI
- the REX2 gene encoding Rex2p (similar to Ashbya gossypii ACR217C), with amino-acid sequence MLRFFSFGRSLAVKRYFSSTVVNYKQEKLLYNPYLSLKKRSVEKVNMLKVGENGSKEAVPAVRQRSSAAATAAAATTATAISGSTSDASTRAEAAASKEMDAKATVKSLFKPIVWIDCEMTGLDHTSDQIIEVCCIITDGNLGIVDSQGYESVVHYDKAVLDSMNEWCIEQHGNSGLTAKVLESKKTREQVEEELLAYIKKYIPEPRKGILAGNSVHMDRLFMLKDFPKVVEHLFYRLIDVSSIMEVCRRHNPALEKVMDRKRCAHTAKSDILESINQLSWYQQHYLKSSEETRNFVASKVQEKMKCTSSPSSSSSSYATDGNNEDLVKDAKLQTTTQSSSVANDRSELCVADCPIKKRRLEGST